In one Bordetella pertussis 18323 genomic region, the following are encoded:
- a CDS encoding IclR family transcriptional regulator gives MKNIPASAPRDTAQSLRRSIEILKALSAPMKRGFSLSELSRMTGLPHPTVLRLLRHLTGLGMVAWDPATKIYRLGTLTFELGLAAAEHCDIRGLCGDSLDRLQAETQDTCYLTMRSGFDAVCIDRREGASPIRVLTLDIGSRRPLGVGAAGLAILDCLPEEEAETVIQASESKLDRYNRMSTDIMRMLLQETRERGYAVCGNWVTLGVTAVAVPICIEDGRPIGSLSVSAVSHRMPADRWPGIARALRAEMHEIHRKLQGPSSRPGYGG, from the coding sequence ATGAAAAACATCCCCGCATCCGCCCCACGCGATACCGCGCAATCTCTGCGCAGATCGATCGAAATCCTGAAGGCCTTGTCCGCGCCGATGAAGCGAGGATTTTCACTTAGTGAACTATCGAGAATGACCGGCCTGCCGCACCCTACCGTCTTGCGGCTGCTGCGCCACCTGACCGGCCTGGGCATGGTCGCGTGGGATCCCGCGACCAAGATATACCGGCTGGGCACGCTGACCTTCGAGCTGGGCCTGGCGGCGGCCGAACATTGCGACATCCGGGGCCTGTGCGGCGATTCGCTGGACCGGTTGCAGGCCGAAACGCAGGACACCTGCTACCTGACCATGCGCAGCGGATTCGATGCCGTGTGCATCGACCGGCGCGAGGGCGCGTCGCCCATACGCGTGCTGACGCTGGACATCGGCAGCCGCCGCCCGCTGGGCGTGGGCGCCGCGGGGCTGGCCATACTGGACTGCCTGCCCGAGGAAGAAGCGGAAACCGTCATCCAGGCCAGCGAATCCAAGCTGGACCGGTACAACCGCATGAGCACCGACATCATGCGCATGCTGCTGCAGGAAACGCGCGAGCGCGGCTACGCGGTGTGCGGCAACTGGGTGACGCTGGGCGTGACGGCGGTTGCCGTGCCGATCTGCATCGAGGACGGACGACCGATCGGATCGCTCAGCGTGTCCGCCGTGAGCCACAGAATGCCCGCCGACAGATGGCCCGGCATCGCGCGTGCGCTGCGCGCGGAAATGCATGAGATACACCGGAAACTGCAGGGCCCGTCGAGCCGGCCCGGCTACGGCGGCTGA
- a CDS encoding dihydrodipicolinate synthase family protein: MAARFPGYVPAGVIPAALMPFNEDLSIDEKSLRAHIRDLASVRGISALCVNGVSQEIPGLTLDEQRRALDVMADEVGDQVPLMHGVYAHGPLDAARIARQAEAGGASCLLVFPPAVFVRGAAMLPEMTLGHYKAIADATDLPLIVFQYETSTGMAHPLDTLVKLAEAVPSVMAIKDRSNNPIEHERNIRVLQSLARPVNVLTTHSAWLMPSLVLGCNGILSGSGSVHADLHVALWEAVQANDLAAARAINDQIYPMASCFYSAPTLDMHTRMKEALVMLGRLPSGRVRLPWVDLSDAERARVRAALVQAGRLPA, translated from the coding sequence ATGGCAGCAAGATTTCCCGGTTACGTACCCGCGGGCGTGATCCCCGCGGCGCTGATGCCGTTCAACGAAGACCTTTCCATCGACGAGAAGTCCCTGCGCGCGCATATCCGCGACCTGGCGTCGGTCCGCGGCATTTCCGCGCTGTGCGTCAACGGCGTCTCGCAGGAGATCCCGGGGCTCACGCTCGACGAGCAGCGCCGCGCATTGGACGTGATGGCCGACGAGGTCGGCGACCAGGTCCCGCTGATGCATGGCGTGTATGCGCACGGTCCGCTGGACGCCGCGCGGATCGCGCGGCAGGCCGAGGCCGGCGGCGCTTCCTGCCTGCTGGTGTTTCCGCCGGCCGTGTTCGTGCGCGGTGCGGCCATGTTGCCCGAGATGACGCTGGGCCACTACAAGGCCATCGCCGACGCCACCGACCTGCCGCTGATCGTTTTCCAGTACGAGACCTCGACCGGCATGGCGCATCCGCTGGACACCCTGGTCAAGCTGGCCGAGGCAGTGCCTTCGGTGATGGCCATCAAGGACCGCAGCAACAATCCCATCGAGCACGAGCGCAACATCCGCGTGCTGCAATCGCTGGCGCGCCCGGTCAACGTGCTGACGACGCACAGCGCATGGCTCATGCCCTCGCTGGTGCTGGGCTGCAACGGCATCCTGTCGGGCTCCGGCAGCGTGCACGCGGACTTGCATGTCGCGCTCTGGGAGGCGGTGCAGGCCAACGACCTGGCGGCTGCGCGCGCCATCAACGACCAGATCTATCCCATGGCCAGCTGCTTCTACAGCGCGCCGACGCTCGACATGCACACGCGCATGAAAGAGGCCCTGGTCATGCTGGGCCGCCTGCCCAGCGGCCGCGTACGCCTGCCGTGGGTCGACCTGAGCGACGCGGAGCGCGCGCGCGTGCGGGCCGCGCTGGTCCAGGCGGGCAGGCTGCCGGCCTGA
- a CDS encoding Bug family tripartite tricarboxylate transporter substrate binding protein — protein sequence MRVMQKGLMAALLLGSAFASAAAADSFPQRPVTIVVPFTPGGAVDIVARTVAAGLSEQWSQSVVVENKAGAGGAIGIQSVARAKPDGYTLLLGSVGPVTVNPSLGPVGYDVAKELAPVVLLAKTPAVLVTLPSAPVDDVAQFVKQAKAQPGGLNYGSAGTGNITHLVSEYFLSSAGLAANHIPYKGSAPAITDMLGGRLDFMFDVVPTAQPLIKSGKYKALAVTTIKRSDVLPDVPTLDELGYKGFDVSSWFSLMAPAGTPDAVIGQINAAVNEVLRSDASRERLAAIGAYSAGGTPEQLGEFVRSETARWKKLIDERGIRAN from the coding sequence GTGAGAGTGATGCAGAAAGGCCTGATGGCCGCGCTGCTGCTGGGCAGCGCCTTCGCGAGCGCGGCAGCGGCGGATTCGTTTCCGCAACGGCCCGTGACCATCGTGGTGCCGTTCACGCCGGGCGGCGCCGTCGACATCGTTGCCCGCACGGTGGCGGCGGGCTTGTCCGAGCAGTGGTCGCAATCGGTCGTGGTCGAGAACAAGGCCGGCGCCGGCGGCGCCATCGGCATCCAGTCGGTGGCCCGCGCCAAGCCCGACGGGTACACGCTGCTGCTGGGCTCGGTCGGGCCGGTCACGGTCAACCCCAGCCTGGGGCCGGTCGGCTACGACGTGGCCAAGGAGCTGGCGCCGGTGGTGCTGCTGGCGAAGACGCCGGCGGTCCTGGTGACGCTGCCCTCGGCGCCCGTCGACGATGTCGCGCAATTCGTGAAGCAGGCCAAGGCGCAGCCGGGCGGCCTGAACTATGGCTCGGCGGGAACCGGCAACATCACCCACCTGGTCAGCGAGTACTTCCTGAGCAGCGCCGGGCTGGCCGCCAACCACATCCCCTACAAGGGCAGCGCGCCGGCCATTACGGACATGCTGGGCGGCCGGCTCGACTTCATGTTCGATGTCGTGCCTACCGCCCAGCCGCTGATCAAGTCGGGCAAGTACAAGGCGCTGGCCGTCACCACCATCAAGCGCTCCGATGTGCTGCCGGACGTTCCCACCCTGGACGAGCTGGGATACAAGGGGTTCGACGTCAGTTCCTGGTTCTCGCTGATGGCTCCGGCCGGCACGCCGGACGCGGTCATCGGCCAGATCAATGCGGCCGTCAACGAGGTGCTGCGCTCGGATGCGTCGCGCGAACGCCTGGCTGCCATCGGCGCCTACAGCGCCGGTGGCACGCCCGAGCAACTGGGTGAGTTCGTGCGGTCCGAAACCGCACGCTGGAAAAAGCTGATCGACGAGCGCGGGATCCGCGCGAATTGA